A region of the Ranitomeya variabilis isolate aRanVar5 chromosome 5, aRanVar5.hap1, whole genome shotgun sequence genome:
tggcaataccccatatgtgactgtacagtactgttcAGCCATACGGCAAGACTCGGTAGGGATGGAGCgcatattttcctagaatagtttgcaggcgccatatacagagcccctaattgcttcaagagcagaatcccacctcgtgaccccattttggaaatgatacccctttgggaataCAGATGTAGTGGCAATTTTGACTGGATGGGTGTTATCCAGAAacgagcagcagtggatgttgctgaatatTGCAAActgacattgtagtgaccagtacgttgtagtcaccagtacattatgcccagcccgtgcttctggagacacgcacccataaattaggcgagcttttatcgctacagaaatgccaaacatggacgcaatgtggtttaggtacaccgtggggctcagaagggaggggggcatttggatttaggagcacagaatttgctggatttattTTGggtggtgaggagccatttcacttttccaaaaCCCTTGCGCTACCTCTAACAAGGAAGCCGACTATTTCCTCtgggttgagttgaagcttttattggaaacattttacacccTATAGttgatgcgtcttatagtctgaaaagtatggtaacaggtgttggcaatatgaaaatcacaccagaaACAAAAATTagtgagaagttgactcaatctttgcattgtgtgcgcCACACTAAGCTTTTGAGAACAGAAAGAAAACTGAGTACttcagaaccaaaattgttgaaaaatatcgacaagcccaaggttacaagtccatctccagagatcttgatgttcatgGTGCCCAACCTAATCAAGAAGTCTAGCTACAGTGCAATGGATTGTAATCTctctggacagcagagaaaaattgatgaaaggttgctagGCAGGATAGTccgaatggtggataagcagcgcAAAACAAATTTGAGCTGTCCTGCAAGCTCAAGGTGCATCAGTGTCTGTGCGAACTGTCGATATTTGAATGAAAGGAAACGCAATGGAAGGAGACCCAGGGGGGACTCCACTGctgacagacataaaaaagctacacTGCGGTTAGACAAAAATATCTCTAGGAAAacattttgtggacagatgagaccaagatagagccttTTGGTCAAGCACATCATTCTGTTCACCAAAAATGGAATGaagcctacaaaaaaaaaaaaaataccgtacctacagtcaaacatggtggaggttcaaagatgctcTGCTGCCTCTGgtcctgggtgccttgactgtgtgcaaggcataatgacatctgaagattaccaaaggatttggggtcgcaatgtagtgcccagagtcagaaagctgggtttacgTCCTAGGTGATGGGtctcccagcaggacaatgaccctaagtatACTTCAAGAAGTCCCCAGAAATGTATGGAaagaaagtgctggagagttcagaAATGGCCAGCAACGAGTCTGCATCTAAATCCCACTGAACATCCGTGGAGAGGTCTTACAATTGCTGTTGGTAGAAGACGCCTTAAAATATTAGAGACCTGGAGGAGTTTGTAAGAGGAGAGTCGCCCAAAATCCCAGGTGAGAGGTGCAAGAAGCTTGGCGATGGTTATAgggagcaattgattgcagttacttATTTCAcaggatgtgcaaccaaatattaagctgaggcatccaacaattttgtccggacaatttttgaggttttgtgtgaaattatgttcaatctgcctttttttcctcagtttttgtGTTGTTCCTATATACGCTCCTGACCGCAGCAATCTGTCCTTACCTGGAGCCCTGTTCCGGACGCTGTAAAGTATAAGCGGGAGCCATTCACTCTGAGGGTCACAGCACAAATAGactgataccccttgagaaaggcaagcATATGCCGAAACGTCGGGGATATTCATATAAGTCTACAATTGtgatcattttccttttttttgaagACATCCCGCTGTCTGCTGAATTGAGACATAATTAATTAATAAAAATTAACGGTTGAAGATATATGGTGTGCCGGAGTTATCTATAACATATTGGActctttttctccagagcacccctGCTTAAATATAGTGAGCACCCTTGATTTTTGATTTTTGTTCCTATATACACACATGgaataaacatttgtataacaaaaTGTTtggaattgtaatacatttctgggaaaaatacttcattttctagaacaatttcaagggtgttaaCACTTTGGATGCAGGAAAATGTCTGTTTTTCCTTTATGATGCTCCGGTGTAGCCGCGGCTTCGGCACCGTGCTCCTCTCTGGGTTGATGCTCCGGTGTGGCCGCGGGTTCGGCACCGTGCTCCTCTCTGGGTTGATGCTCCGGTGTGGCCGCGGGTTCGGCACCATGCTCCTCTCTGGGTTGATGCTCCGGTGCGGCTGCGGGCACCGTTCTCTTTGGGTTGATGCTCTGGTGTAGCCGTGGGTTCGGCACTGTGCTCCTCTTTGGGTTGATGCTCTGGTGCGGCTGCGAGTTCAGCACCGTGCTCCTCTTTGGATTGATTCTGCGGTGTAGCCGCGGGTTCGGCACCGTGCTCCTCTCTGGGTTGATGCTCCGGTGCAGCCGCGGGTTCGGCACCGTTCTCCTCTTTGGGTTGATGCTCCGGTGTAGCCGTGGGTTCGGCACCGTTCTCTTTGGGTTGATGTTCCGGTGTAGCCGTGGGTTCGGCACCGTTCTCTCTGGGTTGATGCTCCGGTGTAGCCGCGGGTTTGGCACCGTTCTCCTCTTTGGGTTGATGCTCCAATGTAGCCGCGGGTTCGGCACCATGCTCCTCTCTGGGTTGATGGTCTGGTGTAGCCGCAGGTTCGGCACCGTTCTCCTCTTTGGGTTGATGCTCCGGTGTAGCCGTGGGTTCGGCACCGTTCTCTTTGGGTTGATGTTCCGGTGTAGCCGTGGGTTCGGCACCGTTCTCTTTGGTTTGATGGTCCGGTGTAGCCGCGGGTTCGGCACCGTTCTCTCTGGGTTGATGCTCCGGTGTAGCCGCGGGTTCGGCACCGTTCTCTCTGGGTTGATGCTCCGGTGTAGCCGCGGGTTCGGCACCGTTCTCCTCTCTGGGTTGACGGTCCGGTGTAGCCGCGGGTTCAGCACCGTGCTCCTCTCTGGGTTGATGCTCCGATGTAGCCGCGGGTTTGGCACCGTTCTCCTCTTTGGGTTGATGCTCCAATGTAGCCGCGGGTTCGGCACCATGCTCCTCTCTGGGTTGATGGTCTGGTGTAGCCGCAGGTTCGGCACCGTTCTCCTCTTTGGGTTGATGGTCCGTTGTAGCCGCGGGTTCGGCACCGTTCTCTCTGGGTTGATGCTCCGGTGTAGCCGCGGGTTCGGCACCGTTCTCTCTGGGTTGATGCTCCGGTGTAGCTGCGGGTTCGGCACCGTTCTCCTCTCTGGGTTGATGGTCCGGTGTAGCTGCGGGTTCAGCACCGTGCTCCTGTCTGGGTTGATGCTCCGATGTAGCCGCGGGTTTGGCACCGTTCTCCTCTTTGGGTTGATGCTCCAATGTAGCCGCGGGTTCGGCACCGTGCTCCTCTCTGGGTTGATGGTCCGGTGTAGCCGCGGGTTCGGCACCGTTCTCCTCTTTGGGTTGATGCTCCAATGTAGCCGCGGGTTCAGCACCGTGCTCCTTACGTACAACGGGTTGATGCTCAAGTGAAGCTGCGGGTTCGGCACCGTGCTCCTCTTTGGGTTGATGGTCCGGTGTAGCCGCGGGTTCAGCACCGTGCTCCTCTCTGGGTGGTTCAGCACCGTGCTCCTCTCTGGGTTGATGGTCCGAGTGTAGCCGCGGGTTCAGCACCGTGCTCCTCTCTGGGGTGACGGTTCTGGCGCCACGCTACTGAGGCGGGTTCGTCACCGCTGATATTCCGCACTCCCGTCTGGTTCCATTGGATTACGATGCGTCGCAGCCGGGGAATGTTCCTACATGATATTACGCCACTTTCTGGGGCCACATTGTGATGAACTGAAGACGGCACAACACGTTCCTTATTGTCTTCTCACCATGGAGACGGCGGTCACCACGTTTGTAACAAATGTACTAGGCAGCAGGAAATGGCTGCTCTGCAGGGGCAGGAAGACCCCAGGTAGTCACAAATGTACTTAAAGGGGCAGCACCAGCTCATAAATTCACGGCTATAAGAATATTTTTAGAATACATGTCAGTCTCAATATATCTGCCCCAGAGGATAGTATAATGGATATAGGaaggactacaattcccagcattctCACCGCTTACCACATAACACGTGACCTCTCCAGTCCTccacgaacagagagaacgttacctaGAGCGGCACCGGACGTTTGCGCCTGCCTGTACAGTGCGGCTCTGCTACGTCTCTCTCTTTAACTTCCGGGGCCGCCATAAAGGCAGACAGAGCCATGCCGACCGGAGACTACGAGTGAGTAACGGGGAGCGGCGAGAGCTGGGCAGAGAGAGGGCGACGTGACCTGCGGGGAAACAAGGGGGCAAAGGCGGAAACATAAGAGAGGAGACGGGGTGTCAGCCTGCGACTACCGGGCTACAGAGCCGCACATAGGAAGCGACAACTTACCGACATCTGATATGTGGGAGCTAAGGAGACTGTCTCCAatcctgtattatcccccagagctgcactcactattctgctggtgcagtcactgtgtgcatacattacattactgatcctgagttacatcctgtattataccccagagctgcactcactattctgctggtgcagtcactgtgtacatacattacattactgatcctgagttacatcccgcattataccccagagctgcactcactattctgctggtgcagtcactgtgtacatacattacattactgatcctgagttacatcccgcattatactccagagctgcactcactattctgctggtgcagtcactgtgtacatacattacattactgatcctgagttacatcctgcattatactccagagctgcactcactattctgctggtgcagtcactgtgtacatacattactgatcctgagttacatcctgtattatactccagagctgcactcactatactgctggtgcagtcactgtgtacatacattacattagtgatcctgagttacatcctatattataccccagagctgcactcactattctgctggtgcagtcactgtgtacatatattactgatcctgagttacaccctgtattataccccagagctgcactcactattctgctggtgcagtcactgtgtacatacattacattactgatcctgagttacatcctgtattataccccagagctgcactcactattctgctggtgcagtcactgtgtacatacattacattactgatcctgagttacctcctgtattatactccagagctgcactcactattctgctggtgcagtcactgtgtacatacattacattactgatcctgagttacatcctgtattataccccagagctgcactcactattctgctggtgcagtcactgtgtacatacattacattactgatcctgagttacatcctgcattatactccagagctgcactcactattctgctggtgcagtcactgtgtacatacattactgatcctgagttacatcctgtattatactccagagctgcactcactattctgctggtgcagtcactgtgtacatacattacattactgatccggagttacatcctacattatactccagagctgcactcactattctgctggtgcagtcactgtgtacatacattactgatcctgagttacatcctgtattatactccagagctgcactcactatactgctggtgcagtcactgtgtacatacattacattagtgatcctgagttacatcctatattataccccagagctgcactcactattctgctggtgcagtcactgtgtacatacattacattactgatcctgagttacatcctgtattataccccagagctgcactcactattctgctggtgcagtcactgtgtacatacattacattactgatcctgagttacatcctgtattataccccagagctgcactcgctattctgctggtgcagtcacagtgtacatacattacattactgatccggagttacatcctgtattataccccagagctgcactcactattctgctggtgcagtcactgtgtacatacattacattactgatcctgagttacctcctgtattataccccagagctgcactcactattctgctggtgcagtcactgtgtacatacattacattactgatcctgagttacatcctgtattataccccagagctgcactcgctattctgctggtgcagtcactgtgtacatacattacattactgatcctgagttacctcctgtattataccccagagctgcactcactattctgctggtgcagtcactgtgtacatacattacattactgatcctgagttacatcctgtattataccccagagctgcactcactattctgctggtgcagtcactgtgtacatacattactgatcagcTAGACTGTGGGGTCTGACGCATGGACTCTGTGTCACTCGCTCTTATCCTGTTACAGCTCCAAGCCCAGCTGGGCCGACCAGGTGGAGGAAGAAGGTGAAGATGTGGAGCCTTTGAGTCCGGTAGTCGAGAAGGTTCCTGAACAGGACTGTGAGTGTAACCATAATGACACAGACCTCGGTGTTAATGCCGGCCCAGTGCATCATGGGAAGTAGTGTTAATATGAGGTCGGGGTCACTCCTGGGAGCAGGTGATCAGGAGGTTTATCAGTGGCTGCTCTGTAACTCCACCTTGGTCCCTGGTAGTTTGGGGCAAAGAAGCGGTTATTGGTGGCTTGTTTGATAGTCTAGGGCAGAGAAGGGGTTAATGTTAGAATTCATTGTTGACTAGGGTGAGAAAGGGTTAATGTCAGGATACCTGACAGGCAAGGTGGATGGGTTAATAGCACTATATCCAGCGGCCTAGCGGGATGTGGTTAATGTTAGGATCCCAGTTGGACTTGGGGGTTGAAGTTAATGTCACGATCCCTGGTGATCTAGGGAACGGGTCAATATTAGGAATCCTGGTGGGCTAATaaaaaaaggggttaatgtcaggATCCCTGGCGGATTAGTGCCATGTGGTAGATGTCAGGATCCCTGGTAGACTAGGGGCACAGGGTAAATGTCAGGATCTCTGGTTGACTAGGGGCACAGGGTAAATGTCAGGATCCCTAGCAGACTAGGGGCACGGGGTAGATGTTAGGATCCGTGGCAGACTAGGGGCACGGGGTAGATCTCAGGATCCCTGGCAGACTAGGGGCACGGGGTAGATGTTAGGATCCGTGGCAGACTAGGGGCACTGGGTAGATGTCAGGATTCCTGGCAGACTAGGGGCACGGGGTAGATCTCAGGATCCCTGGCAGACTAGGGGCACTGGGTAGATCTCAGGATCCCTGGCAGACTAGGGGCACGGGGTAGATCTCAGGATCCCTGGCAGACTAGGGGCACGGGGTAGATGTTAGGATCCCTGGCAGACTAGGGGCACGGGGTAGATGTTAGGATCCGTGGCAGACTAGGGGCACTGGGTAGATGTCAGGATTCCTGGCAGACTAGGGGCACGGGGTAGATCTCAGGATCCCTGGCAGACTAGGGGCACTGGGTAGATCTCAGGATCCCTGGCAGACTAGGGGCACGGGGTAGATGTCAGGATCCCTGGCAGACTAGGGGCACGGGGTAGATCTCAGGATCCCTGGCAGACTAGGGGCACGGGGTAGATGTCAGGATTCCTGGCAGACTAGGGGCACGGGGTAGATCTCAGGATCCCTGGCAGACTAGGGGCACGG
Encoded here:
- the LOC143774836 gene encoding uncharacterized protein LOC143774836; this translates as MALSAFMAAPEVKERDSSHFLLPSTFVTNVVTAVSMRGARTVTPERSTVLNPRLHSDHQPREEHGAEPPREEHGAEPAATPDHQPKEEHGAEPAASLEHQPVVRKEHGAEPAATLEHQPKEENGAEPAATPDHQPREEHGAEPAATLEHQPKEENGAKPAATSEHQPRQEHGAEPAATPDHQPREENGAEPAATPEHQPRENGAEPAATPEHQPRENGAEPAATTDHQPKEENGAEPAATPDHQPREEHGAEPAATLEHQPKEENGAKPAATSEHQPREEHGAEPAATPDRQPREENGAEPAATPEHQPRENGAEPAATPEHQPRENGAEPAATPDHQTKENGAEPTATPEHQPKENGAEPTATPEHQPKEENGAEPAATPDHQPREEHGAEPAATLEHQPKEENGAKPAATPEHQPRENGAEPTATPEHQPKENGAEPTATPEHQPKEENGAEPAAAPEHQPREEHGAEPAATPQNQSKEEHGAELAAAPEHQPKEEHSAEPTATPEHQPKENGARSRTGASTQRGAWCRTRGHTGASTQRGARCRTRGHTGASTQRGARCRSRGYTGAS